The following are from one region of the Escherichia sp. E4742 genome:
- a CDS encoding restriction endonuclease, protein MLNFKELDKDGKEFELLIRELLFSKGFKVYWSGVGPDGGRDLVCIEEHKSFFAPSQKKWLIQCKHNANGGGSVGIKDLDDIVDSCSQHGATGFILACSTQPSSAVVDRLESITNNPKNDITAIYWDYVFIEQALSTPALWRVAQRFFPVSSEATSWKVYATENPNHWVVNYKGYYFHLANRIGSYHEHHFESISKRIEEIESIEMPKNHFIRVRSVYFDDKNGNYTWYLDYMYPNADRPKYSSAEIKHYLGDGYALEDGQCYLFDVKLRSYFQFSDHYDPDHYDYYSPYINNYLYGMKREGNWDDHEEAYRSDQELIEKLEACRNVSFEKLAEKFKELDFCRLMRSSNARLEDLDKFHLQRNWSDLISSLDIETDRFFSAWFIFDVNNVNRFHELVSYIPQHVLYNFRLTRAYIYLPERDNRSVLDSNDDEYIFELTLSIHPAELNNKFIAREKLNEYFDLIINGINEFQSKYY, encoded by the coding sequence ATGTTAAATTTCAAAGAGTTAGATAAAGACGGGAAAGAATTTGAACTCCTTATTAGGGAGTTGCTTTTTTCTAAAGGGTTTAAGGTCTATTGGAGTGGTGTGGGGCCAGATGGTGGTCGAGATCTCGTTTGTATTGAAGAACATAAAAGCTTCTTCGCACCCAGTCAAAAGAAGTGGTTAATTCAATGTAAGCATAATGCTAACGGAGGCGGATCGGTAGGAATCAAGGATCTTGATGATATTGTTGATTCATGTTCTCAACATGGTGCTACAGGCTTTATTTTGGCGTGCTCGACTCAGCCATCATCAGCTGTTGTCGACCGACTTGAATCAATTACTAATAATCCAAAGAATGATATTACAGCCATATATTGGGATTATGTTTTTATTGAGCAGGCGCTTTCAACCCCAGCCCTTTGGCGAGTGGCTCAACGTTTTTTCCCAGTATCATCAGAAGCAACTTCTTGGAAAGTATATGCGACTGAAAATCCTAATCATTGGGTAGTAAATTATAAAGGTTACTATTTTCACTTAGCCAATAGAATCGGCTCATATCATGAGCACCATTTTGAAAGTATAAGTAAAAGAATTGAGGAGATTGAGTCAATTGAAATGCCGAAAAATCATTTCATACGGGTTAGGTCAGTATATTTTGACGACAAAAATGGAAATTATACATGGTACTTGGATTACATGTATCCAAACGCAGATAGGCCAAAATATAGCTCCGCTGAAATTAAACATTACTTAGGCGACGGGTACGCTTTAGAGGATGGACAATGTTATTTATTTGATGTAAAACTAAGATCATACTTCCAGTTTAGTGACCACTATGACCCAGATCACTACGATTACTATTCACCTTATATCAACAATTATTTATATGGTATGAAGCGGGAGGGTAACTGGGATGATCACGAAGAGGCATACCGTTCGGATCAGGAACTAATAGAGAAGTTAGAAGCATGTCGAAATGTAAGTTTTGAAAAGCTGGCTGAAAAGTTTAAAGAACTTGATTTTTGTCGATTGATGCGGTCATCAAATGCGCGTCTGGAAGATCTAGATAAATTCCATCTACAACGAAATTGGTCTGACTTGATATCTTCCTTAGACATTGAAACTGATAGGTTTTTTTCGGCCTGGTTTATTTTTGACGTCAATAATGTTAATAGATTTCATGAGTTAGTGTCATATATACCTCAGCACGTACTTTATAACTTTAGACTGACCAGGGCTTATATTTATTTACCTGAACGTGACAATAGAAGCGTTCTGGATTCAAATGATGATGAGTACATATTCGAATTAACATTATCAATTCATCCTGCAGAGCTTAATAATAAGTTCATTGCAAGAGAGAAGTTAAATGAGTATTTTGATTTGATTATCAATGGAATTAATGAATTCCAGTCTAAATACTATTAA
- a CDS encoding M48 family metallopeptidase, producing MSEKKSLSMNAVRFVYGDETIVVQCVPRKVVKGRILIKVHPDCRVVASVPPGTPEQDVISSLKKRGRWIYQQLSDFREQQTHIVPRQYVSGESHYYLGKQYQLKVTEDAAVPQKVKMLRGRLEVTVRHKSAERVKAVLAEWYRERARDVFQRRLDLLIPQTLWVSERPPIRLRAMQTQWGNCSAKGCLTLNPWLVKASSECIDYVLLHELCHVAEHNHSEKFYRLMGQVMPGWEKVKKRLDGIAGMLLADR from the coding sequence ATGAGTGAGAAAAAGTCACTATCTATGAATGCTGTACGTTTTGTTTATGGTGATGAAACCATCGTGGTTCAGTGTGTCCCACGGAAGGTTGTTAAAGGCAGGATACTTATCAAGGTTCATCCGGACTGCCGGGTAGTCGCATCTGTACCACCCGGAACGCCGGAGCAGGATGTGATATCTTCGCTGAAAAAGCGAGGGCGCTGGATATATCAGCAACTAAGCGACTTCAGGGAGCAACAAACGCATATCGTCCCGCGTCAGTATGTGAGTGGCGAAAGCCATTACTATCTTGGCAAACAATACCAGTTGAAAGTAACAGAAGATGCTGCTGTTCCGCAAAAAGTGAAAATGTTGCGGGGCCGTCTGGAAGTCACCGTCAGACACAAATCCGCTGAACGCGTTAAGGCGGTGCTGGCTGAGTGGTATCGGGAGCGCGCCAGAGATGTGTTTCAACGCAGACTGGATTTACTGATACCGCAAACCTTATGGGTAAGTGAGCGTCCTCCGATACGTTTACGAGCCATGCAGACGCAATGGGGAAACTGTTCTGCAAAAGGCTGCCTGACACTTAACCCGTGGCTGGTAAAGGCTTCCTCGGAATGCATCGACTATGTATTGCTCCATGAGTTATGCCATGTCGCTGAGCACAATCACAGCGAGAAATTTTACCGGCTGATGGGGCAGGTTATGCCGGGTTGGGAAAAGGTAAAAAAACGCCTGGACGGGATAGCCGGGATGCTGTTGGCTGATAGGTAG
- a CDS encoding type I restriction-modification system subunit M — MNDKITQDTINKALWAACDTFRGTISADTYKDFILTMLFLKYISDVWQDHYDEYKKQYGDAPELIEAMMANERFVLPKNASFYALYERRHEPGNGERIDQALHAIEEANGTKLKDAGKSVFQDISFNTDRLGEEKQKNTILRQLLEDFAGDALNLKPSRVGTLDVIGNAYEYLIKNFAASGGQKAGEFYTPPEVSDLIAELLDPQPGDTICDPACGSGSLLMKCGRKIVSGHNSRNYALFGQEAIGSTWSLAKMNMFLHGEDNHKIEWGDTIRNPKLLDKNGDLMLFDIVTANPPFSLDKWGHDEAEHDKFGRFRRGVPPKTKGDYAFILHMIETLKPGTGRMGVVVPHGVLFRGASEGKIRQKLIDENLLDAVIGLPEKLFYGTGIPATILIFKKQKVDDKVLFIDASREYRAGKNQNQLSAENIQKIVNTYREGDNVEKYAYLASLKEIQDNDYNLNIPRYVDTFEEEDEIDLLAVRAEREQLKVELAKLEVEMAEYLKELGYGV, encoded by the coding sequence ATGAACGACAAAATCACTCAGGATACTATCAACAAAGCCCTGTGGGCCGCGTGCGATACCTTCCGTGGCACTATCAGCGCCGATACCTATAAAGACTTTATCCTTACAATGCTGTTCCTTAAGTACATTTCGGATGTCTGGCAGGATCACTATGACGAATATAAAAAGCAGTATGGTGACGCGCCGGAGCTGATTGAAGCGATGATGGCTAACGAACGCTTCGTGCTGCCGAAAAACGCCAGTTTTTATGCACTGTATGAGCGCCGTCATGAGCCGGGCAACGGTGAGCGTATCGACCAGGCGTTACACGCCATTGAAGAAGCCAACGGCACCAAACTGAAAGATGCCGGGAAAAGCGTGTTCCAGGATATCTCGTTTAATACCGACCGTCTGGGTGAAGAAAAGCAGAAGAACACCATCCTGCGGCAGTTGCTGGAAGACTTCGCCGGTGACGCTCTGAACCTGAAACCGAGCCGTGTGGGTACACTGGACGTGATCGGTAACGCCTACGAATACCTGATTAAAAACTTTGCTGCCAGCGGCGGGCAGAAAGCAGGGGAGTTCTATACCCCACCTGAAGTTTCGGACCTGATTGCTGAGCTGCTTGACCCGCAACCCGGTGACACCATCTGTGACCCAGCCTGTGGTTCTGGCTCATTGTTAATGAAGTGCGGGCGTAAAATCGTCTCAGGGCATAACAGCCGCAACTATGCTCTGTTCGGCCAGGAAGCGATTGGCTCCACGTGGTCGTTGGCGAAAATGAACATGTTCCTGCACGGCGAAGACAACCACAAAATCGAGTGGGGCGATACCATTCGCAACCCGAAACTACTCGATAAAAACGGCGACCTGATGCTGTTTGATATCGTGACCGCCAACCCGCCTTTCAGTCTGGATAAGTGGGGTCATGACGAGGCCGAGCACGACAAGTTTGGTCGCTTCCGTCGCGGCGTGCCGCCGAAAACCAAAGGGGATTACGCCTTTATTCTGCATATGATTGAAACGCTGAAACCGGGAACTGGTCGCATGGGCGTAGTGGTGCCGCACGGTGTGCTGTTCCGTGGCGCCAGCGAAGGTAAAATCCGCCAGAAACTCATTGATGAAAACCTGCTGGATGCGGTGATTGGTCTGCCGGAAAAACTGTTTTACGGTACCGGTATTCCGGCTACTATCTTGATTTTCAAAAAGCAGAAAGTAGATGACAAGGTGCTGTTTATCGACGCCAGCCGTGAATATAGGGCGGGTAAAAACCAGAACCAGCTCAGCGCAGAAAATATCCAGAAGATCGTTAACACCTATCGAGAAGGCGATAACGTCGAGAAATACGCCTATCTCGCCAGCCTGAAGGAGATTCAGGACAACGACTATAACCTCAATATTCCGCGCTATGTCGACACCTTCGAAGAGGAAGACGAGATTGATTTGCTTGCGGTGCGCGCCGAACGTGAGCAATTGAAAGTGGAACTGGCGAAGTTGGAAGTGGAGATGGCAGAGTATTTGAAGGAGTTGGGTTATGGCGTTTAA
- a CDS encoding type I restriction endonuclease subunit R produces MNQPYTPKFQEEYSAKIPALTLLTSLGWTFLSPKQIMDYRGYKQDEVVLRPVLREELSKRSFMAGGKICQLSEKALDNLISQVCSPALNEGLLKANERMYNHLLYGIAVTEFVDGKKVTPTIALIDWEHPENNQFHFTEEFTVLRSGGVETRRPDIVCFVNGIPLAVIEAKSPAGHGKKGPTIDEGISQSIRNQFNDEIPQLFAYSQLLLSINGHDGRYGTCHTPMKFWAAWREEDITDAQMYALRNHPLSTEQIHALFDHRPSADLNWYQQLIAGGELAVSGQDKLLISLLSPERLLEMTRFFTLFDKKTGKIVARYQQVFGIKRLLERISTRRPDGGREGGVIWHTTGSGKSYTMVFLSKALILHDSLKQCRIVVVTDRIDLEEQLSGTFASGGELAGKKDKANAMATSGQMLAKQIGSGKERIIFTLIQKFNTATKLPECVNTSPDIIVLIDEGHRSQGGENHVRMKLALPNAAFVAFTGTPLLKEDKTTNKFGPIVHAYTMQRAVEDKAVTPLLYEERIPDLEVNDRAIDAWFDRITDGLSDAQKADLKRKYARKGEVYSADDRIRLIALDIATHFSKNIDEGLKGQLACDSKISAIKYKKYLDEAGLFESAVVISPPDTREGNTEVDESKLPEVTKWWKDNVGTQDESAYTRDIISRFDTDDKLKLLIVVDKLLTGFDEPKNTVLYIDKPLKSHNLIQAIARVNRLHPLKKFGLLIDYRGILAELDTTIGKYQDLASRTQGGYDIKDIDGLYSAMSSEYKRLPHLYNQLWAIFAGVKNKNDTEQLRAVLVPKMEERDGEMVDIHQKTRDDFFEALTAFAGCLKVALQSATFFTDKSFTEQDRNLYKETVKQMSSLRQWAMQVSGEQVNYDDYSEQVKKLLDKHVTGVEVREPDGVYEVGKMGKSEKPEEWDSNKTRNETDIIKTRVTKMIEQELRDDPYAQEAFSKLLRMAIEEAEKLFDHPLKQYLLFREFEAQVETRKLSDIPDALAVNKHAQAYYGVFKKELPEVFAVNDDQVQDKWTKLAFEVDTIIVKAVSENSLNPQDIEKAVKTSLLPRLFTACREIGAGMNQVNRIVETIIQILRVGLMKS; encoded by the coding sequence ATGAATCAGCCGTACACGCCAAAATTCCAGGAAGAATACAGCGCCAAAATCCCGGCGCTGACGTTACTGACCAGCCTCGGCTGGACGTTTTTATCCCCGAAACAGATTATGGATTACCGGGGCTATAAACAGGATGAGGTGGTGCTGCGTCCGGTTCTGCGTGAAGAGCTGTCGAAGCGTTCCTTTATGGCGGGTGGCAAAATCTGCCAGTTATCGGAAAAGGCGCTAGATAACCTGATATCGCAGGTCTGTTCTCCGGCGCTGAATGAAGGACTGCTGAAAGCCAATGAGCGGATGTATAACCATCTGCTCTACGGTATCGCCGTCACGGAGTTTGTCGACGGCAAGAAGGTGACCCCCACCATTGCGCTGATTGACTGGGAACATCCGGAAAATAACCAGTTTCACTTTACCGAAGAATTTACGGTATTGCGGTCAGGCGGTGTCGAAACCCGCAGACCGGATATTGTCTGCTTTGTGAATGGTATCCCGCTGGCAGTCATTGAAGCGAAAAGCCCGGCAGGTCACGGTAAGAAAGGGCCAACCATTGACGAAGGGATATCTCAGAGTATCCGCAACCAGTTCAACGATGAAATCCCGCAGCTGTTTGCCTATAGCCAGCTATTGCTTTCAATTAACGGGCATGACGGTCGCTACGGTACCTGCCATACGCCAATGAAATTCTGGGCGGCATGGCGGGAAGAAGATATTACGGATGCGCAGATGTATGCTCTGCGCAACCATCCGTTATCGACTGAACAGATTCATGCGTTATTTGATCATCGTCCGTCAGCCGATCTCAACTGGTATCAGCAGTTAATCGCCGGGGGTGAACTGGCCGTTAGTGGACAGGACAAACTGCTCATCAGTCTGCTTTCGCCGGAACGTCTGCTGGAGATGACGCGCTTTTTCACCCTGTTTGATAAAAAGACCGGGAAGATTGTCGCCCGCTATCAGCAGGTGTTCGGCATTAAAAGACTACTGGAACGCATCAGTACCCGTAGACCAGACGGCGGCAGGGAAGGTGGTGTCATCTGGCATACCACGGGTTCCGGAAAATCTTATACAATGGTATTTCTCAGTAAGGCGCTGATTCTACATGACAGCCTGAAGCAGTGTCGTATCGTTGTCGTGACAGACCGCATAGATCTTGAGGAACAGCTCAGCGGTACCTTTGCGTCCGGCGGCGAATTGGCCGGGAAAAAAGATAAAGCCAATGCAATGGCGACATCCGGGCAGATGCTGGCGAAACAGATTGGTTCCGGTAAAGAACGCATCATTTTCACCCTAATCCAGAAATTTAATACAGCGACAAAACTCCCTGAATGCGTCAATACCAGCCCCGATATCATCGTACTGATTGATGAAGGACACCGCAGTCAGGGCGGTGAAAACCATGTACGTATGAAACTGGCCCTGCCGAATGCCGCCTTTGTGGCATTTACCGGTACGCCATTGCTGAAAGAAGATAAGACCACCAATAAATTCGGCCCGATTGTCCACGCCTACACTATGCAGAGGGCTGTCGAAGATAAAGCCGTTACGCCTCTGCTGTATGAAGAACGTATTCCGGATCTGGAAGTGAATGATCGGGCGATTGATGCCTGGTTTGACCGCATTACCGATGGTCTGAGCGATGCGCAAAAGGCTGACCTCAAGCGTAAGTATGCTCGTAAAGGTGAGGTTTACAGTGCAGATGATCGTATTCGCCTGATTGCGCTGGATATCGCCACACACTTCTCGAAAAATATTGATGAGGGTCTGAAAGGACAACTTGCCTGCGACAGCAAAATCTCTGCCATTAAATATAAAAAGTATCTTGATGAAGCCGGTTTGTTTGAATCAGCGGTGGTGATAAGCCCCCCGGATACCCGGGAAGGGAATACCGAGGTGGATGAAAGTAAGCTGCCGGAAGTAACGAAATGGTGGAAGGATAATGTCGGTACGCAGGATGAATCCGCATACACCCGCGATATCATCAGTCGTTTCGATACCGATGATAAGCTTAAATTGCTGATTGTCGTCGATAAACTGCTCACCGGGTTTGATGAACCGAAGAATACCGTGCTGTATATCGACAAACCGCTTAAATCCCATAATCTTATTCAGGCTATTGCCCGGGTAAACCGACTGCATCCACTGAAAAAGTTTGGCCTGCTGATTGATTATCGCGGCATTCTGGCTGAACTGGACACGACGATCGGTAAATATCAGGATCTCGCCTCCCGAACTCAGGGAGGATACGACATCAAGGATATTGACGGGTTGTACAGCGCCATGAGTTCTGAATATAAACGTCTGCCGCATCTGTATAACCAGTTGTGGGCCATATTTGCCGGTGTTAAAAACAAAAATGATACTGAGCAGTTACGTGCAGTACTGGTGCCAAAAATGGAAGAACGTGACGGAGAGATGGTCGATATCCATCAGAAAACCCGTGATGATTTCTTCGAGGCGCTAACGGCCTTTGCCGGATGCCTGAAAGTAGCGCTGCAGTCCGCCACCTTCTTCACCGACAAGAGCTTTACGGAACAAGACCGAAATCTCTATAAAGAAACCGTAAAACAGATGTCCAGCCTGCGCCAGTGGGCGATGCAGGTCAGTGGTGAGCAGGTCAATTATGACGACTACTCGGAGCAGGTGAAAAAATTGCTGGATAAGCATGTCACCGGCGTTGAGGTTCGTGAACCGGATGGCGTGTATGAAGTCGGTAAAATGGGCAAGAGCGAAAAGCCCGAAGAGTGGGACAGCAACAAAACCCGCAATGAAACCGACATCATTAAAACCCGCGTGACGAAGATGATTGAGCAGGAGCTGCGTGATGACCCGTATGCTCAGGAGGCATTTTCCAAACTTCTGCGTATGGCTATCGAAGAAGCAGAAAAACTGTTTGACCATCCGCTGAAGCAATATCTTCTTTTCCGCGAGTTTGAGGCGCAGGTGGAAACCCGCAAACTCAGCGACATCCCGGATGCGCTGGCCGTAAACAAACATGCGCAAGCATACTACGGAGTATTTAAAAAAGAGCTACCTGAGGTTTTCGCGGTAAACGATGATCAGGTTCAGGATAAATGGACGAAGCTGGCTTTCGAAGTGGACACTATTATTGTCAAAGCGGTTTCGGAAAATTCCCTCAATCCTCAGGATATTGAGAAAGCCGTTAAGACAAGCCTGTTGCCGCGACTGTTTACTGCCTGTCGAGAGATCGGTGCTGGAATGAACCAGGTAAACCGTATCGTTGAAACCATCATCCAGATCCTGCGCGTTGGTTTGATGAAATCATGA
- a CDS encoding MbcA/ParS/Xre antitoxin family protein codes for MLTKNDVIQKAIDLFEGNESAALNWCNEPNRALQWKTPSEIMDSEEGALKVAMLIFRIEQGVYS; via the coding sequence ATGCTGACAAAAAATGATGTTATACAAAAGGCTATTGATCTTTTTGAAGGTAACGAAAGTGCAGCATTAAACTGGTGCAATGAACCAAACAGAGCATTACAGTGGAAAACGCCCTCTGAGATAATGGACTCAGAAGAGGGGGCGTTGAAAGTTGCCATGCTCATTTTTCGAATAGAGCAAGGCGTTTATTCATGA
- a CDS encoding restriction endonuclease subunit S — protein MAFNYEINQLELMQARIKNVPHGWQFTYVGKVFSIRNNLRKPISEEERSMSPGNYPYYGPTKIQGYIGTYEQDGSYALIGEDGDHFLKFEKQSMTQLVDGKCTVNNHAHIIEGTQEATREWFYYYFMHRDIFSFLSRQGAGRYKLNKASLEKMPLLLPPIAEQKKIAQILSTWDKAVAVTEKLLVNSQQQKKALMQQLLTGKKRLLDDNGVRFSETWELYTFAKLFQRVTKKNNGKSTNVVTISGQHGLIKQEDFFKKTVASDTLDGYFLLKKGQFAYNKSYSNGYPMGAIKRLNRYPEGVVTTLYICFEISTPKESFGDYWEHYFESGLLNNSLSQIAHEGGRAHGLLNVKPSDFFSLKVPVPSFEEQQKIAAVLSAADAEMSMLEKKLACLKEEKKALMQQLLTGKRRVKVESEETVSA, from the coding sequence ATGGCGTTTAATTACGAGATAAATCAACTCGAATTGATGCAAGCAAGAATTAAAAATGTGCCTCATGGGTGGCAATTCACTTATGTAGGCAAGGTGTTTTCCATCCGTAATAACTTGCGGAAGCCAATTAGCGAAGAAGAACGTAGTATGAGTCCGGGCAACTATCCTTATTACGGTCCGACTAAGATCCAAGGTTATATTGGTACTTATGAACAAGATGGAAGTTATGCTTTGATTGGAGAAGATGGTGATCACTTCCTGAAGTTTGAAAAACAGTCAATGACGCAGTTGGTGGATGGAAAATGTACAGTTAATAACCATGCTCATATTATTGAAGGAACTCAAGAGGCCACAAGAGAATGGTTTTACTACTATTTTATGCACAGGGACATTTTCAGCTTCTTGAGTCGGCAAGGGGCGGGTCGGTACAAACTAAACAAAGCATCCCTTGAAAAAATGCCTTTGTTACTCCCTCCTATTGCTGAACAAAAAAAAATCGCCCAAATCCTGTCAACCTGGGATAAGGCAGTTGCGGTAACGGAAAAGCTTCTCGTCAACAGCCAGCAGCAGAAAAAAGCCCTGATGCAGCAATTGCTTACCGGTAAGAAACGTTTGCTGGATGATAATGGTGTGAGGTTTTCTGAAACTTGGGAGCTGTATACCTTTGCGAAATTATTTCAGCGCGTTACAAAAAAAAATAACGGAAAAAGCACTAATGTTGTAACCATTTCAGGACAACATGGTTTGATTAAACAGGAAGACTTTTTCAAGAAAACAGTAGCTTCAGATACCCTTGATGGTTATTTCTTATTAAAGAAAGGTCAGTTTGCGTACAATAAAAGTTATTCTAATGGCTATCCGATGGGTGCAATAAAACGATTAAATCGATACCCGGAAGGAGTGGTAACAACGCTGTATATATGTTTCGAAATTTCTACACCCAAAGAATCATTCGGTGACTATTGGGAGCATTATTTTGAGTCAGGCCTTTTGAATAACAGTTTGTCTCAAATCGCTCATGAAGGTGGACGGGCTCATGGCTTGCTAAATGTAAAACCTTCAGACTTTTTTTCATTAAAAGTTCCGGTTCCTAGCTTTGAAGAGCAACAAAAAATCGCCGCCGTCCTGTCTGCTGCCGACGCCGAAATGTCCATGTTGGAGAAAAAACTCGCCTGCCTGAAAGAAGAGAAAAAAGCCCTGATGCAGCAGTTATTGACCGGGAAACGCCGTGTCAAAGTAGAATCGGAAGAAACCGTTAGCGCATAA
- a CDS encoding helix-turn-helix domain-containing protein, whose amino-acid sequence MSEKNPIPERLKEARCRAGLSQRSLGLLVGFDPASASSRMNHYEKGRHVPDIDTLRRMAAELNVPLNYFFCDDQTTAELALLISRMTEEERSNLIEALKTSSGVKYADKK is encoded by the coding sequence GTGTCTGAAAAAAATCCAATACCAGAACGACTTAAGGAAGCGAGATGCAGGGCGGGTTTATCACAGCGCTCTCTGGGTCTCCTTGTTGGCTTTGATCCCGCATCGGCTAGCAGTCGTATGAATCATTATGAGAAAGGACGCCATGTCCCCGATATTGATACGCTTCGACGAATGGCGGCAGAGTTAAACGTACCGTTGAACTATTTTTTTTGTGATGATCAGACAACAGCAGAACTTGCATTACTCATCTCCCGAATGACAGAGGAAGAGCGAAGTAACCTTATCGAAGCACTAAAAACGTCTTCAGGTGTAAAATATGCTGACAAAAAATGA